The Bdellovibrionales bacterium CG10_big_fil_rev_8_21_14_0_10_45_34 genome includes the window TCGCGGAGGGCGCGAAAGATCGTCGGACATTTGTTTGCCGGGTATCCCTTTAAAAACGTGAAAGAAGGCCTACCTGTGGGTGCCAAGAGATGTAGTGCACACCGAGGGGATCGCACCACATTCCAGTTTGCGTACTTTCCAGCGGGAGCAGGAAATCTTACAGCAGTTCAATTCTTTCTTTTTGATGGGGGAGTTGTATTCAGTAAGAAGACGGCCATCATGCCAATAAAGCTACCTTGGCTTCCAAACATGTCAGGCACTTGCGGTCAGCCAGAGGATGGATGTAATTTTACGGGCGGAGATACCAGCTCCAACTTTGAAGGTGAGGGATTTGTGAGCTTTGGTTCAGAGATGCGTGTTTCAAATGGAGTACCACAAATGAAGCTCTATTTGAGCATAAACTCCGAAAAGCACTATTTGGATTGTTTGCCAGAGTAAAGATCTTAGAACCAAAAATAAGTCTGATTAAAAATGGTACGTACTATTTTTACACAGACTTATTTTTGGTCTTGCCCCTTGATCGAGATAATAACCGGTCAAAGTCGCTGGAGAATTACAACAGTGTCTCACTTTGAGATTTTGCCTCGTACTTTGACAGTTATCAAAAGATTTGACGACTCCTTAGGACGCCCGACACGTGAAAGCATATTGGTCGGGCCCCATATTTGCACCCTTATAGTGATGTTAGAGAAATCTCTATTTTTGGGGGCGTAATATGAGAAATACTTCGTTGATTGCAGTTAGCTTGCTCTTGGTTGTCGGAGCGGTATTCGTTAGCGAAATGGACACACCTTACAGAGTGCTCGATGCCTCAAGCGGTAGGGTGGAATCCATACACTTTTCTGAGAGGCAGGCTGCAAGTGCCCTTTCGGCGCAGGAGTTTTCGGCGCAGCTCAATCAACGTGTAAATGAGTACCTTTTTCAGCTTAATGCAAAGGTGGAAAACTCAAATACTCGAAAAGCACTCTCGCAAAGAGTTCCCGCGTCTTCTAAAAAACAGCACAAAAACAAAGCAGCGGTAAAATCCCCAGAGGCTCGCTTTCAGCCGAACATGGACAAACCTAATTTCGATCAAGCCGTCTCTCATAAAGACATGATACCTGCCCCCATTCCCGGAGACAAACAAAGCTCTCATCTTGTAGCCGAACAGGTCGAACAATCTATCATTGCTATGAAAGAGAGAAGGGGCGAAGAATACAAACTGCTTGCTGAGCAGAAGGCTTTTATTGCTGAACTTCGAGCGAATGCTTTTAACAAAGGCTATAAGCTTGTGATTGACGAACAAAATCTCAAGTTGCTAAGAGTCGAAAAACTCAATTAATCATAAGAAGCCCTTCGACGATGTACTTCGAAAAAACATTCTAAATCCTTAGACAAAATGCATCGTCTGCGGGCGTCGAAGACTCGTTTAAAACGAATTTAAAAAACGTCTCCACCCACGAATTGAGTAAATCATAAACTGTCTTAGTTCGCCGAAGCCAGAATCTGTTGTTGAAAACTCGGTGGATCGTGTGTTGATTGTCTGAAAGCAAGTTTTTTTGCAAAATCGAAAATTTTCCTAGGCGCCCTTAATGCCTCCAAACCACATTACAATTTGTGAACGCAAATTTTTTTTCTGGACGATGGTGTTAGAATTTGAATTTTTATACAAAAATGGCGTCTAATGGTTGCATTCCTTAGTAGCTATGGTTTGCTATGGATAGTTTTTAGAAGGACCTAAAAACTATATATAGTGGTTCAATTGATGATACGGAGCAGCACTGAAATGACTACAGAACCTTTATTGGAGCCCAACCGAAAACGCTTTGTTTTGTTTCCCATCCAGCACGACGCGGTTTGGGAGATGTACAAGATGGCAGAAGCCAGCTTTTGGACAGCTGAAGAAATCGATCTCTCAGCAGATCAGGCTGACTGGCAAAAGCTGAGCGATGATGAGCGCCACTTTGTTAAGCACGTCCTCGCTTTTTTTGCCGCGAGTGACGGAATCGTTAACGAAAACTTGGCCATGAGATTTTGCAGTGAAGTGCAGATTCCAGAGGCAAGGTGTTTTTATGGCTTTCAAATTGCCATCGAAAACATTCACTCAGAGACCTACAGCTTATTGATAGACACCTATATCAAAGATAACAAAGAGAAGCAGAGGCTGTTCAATGCTGTGGAGCATATCCCTTGCGTGAAGCGAAAAGCCGAGTGGGCGCTCAACTGGATTGAAAGTAGCAAGTCCTTTGCTGAGAGACTGGTTGCCTTTGCGGCTGTTGAAGGCATTTTCTTTTCAGGAAGTTTCTGCTCTATTTTTTGGCTTAAGAAGCGCGGACTGATGCCGGGCCTAACCTTTTCAAACGAACTCATTAGCCGCGATGAAGGACTTCATTGTGATTTTGCCTGTTTGCTCTTTAATATGCTCAAAGAAAAGCCAGATGCGGCTACGGTAAAGCAAATTGTTCTTGATGCTGTTGAAATCGAAAAGGAATTCGTAACAGACTCGTTACCCGTCGATCTCATTGGAATGAACTCTCGTCTTATGTCGCAGTACATAGAATTTGTGGCCGATAGACTCATTGTGGCTCTTGGCTTTGAAAAAGTGTATAAAGTCACAAATCCGTTTGATTGGATGGAGTTGATCTCACTTCAAGGTAAGACCAACTTTTTTGAAAAGAGAGTGGGCGAGTACCAGAAATCTGGTGTGATGTCGGGTAAAGATACCCAGGTATTCTCACTAGATGCCGAATTTTAGGTTTTTGTTCGTTTGGAGGTAGTTCCACCTTCAGACCTTTCGAATTTTAAATGTGAAGCAAACTTTCTGATGGGGGAAAGTTTCCGCTGATTATTCTCTGGGAGGGGACATATGTACGTCGTAAAAAGAGATGGTAAAAAAGAACCAGTTAAGTTTGATAAAATTACCTCGCGAATTAAAAAGCTTTGTTATGGTTTAAATTCAAAGTTTGTGGACCCGGTAGAAATAGCAATGAAGGTGATTCAAGGAGTCTACGATGGCGTGACAACTTCAGAGCTAGACAATTTAGCAGCAGAAACTGCGGCCTATCTCACGACCAAGCACCCAGATTATGCCACTTTAGCTGCTCGCATCGCCATTTCAAACTTGCACAAAGTGACCAAAAAAAGTTTTTCAGAGGTTGTAGAAGATCTCTACAATTACATCGATCCAAAAACGAACGAGCCCGCTCCGCTTATATCAGATGGCGTTTACCAAATAGTCCGAAATAATGCTGATCAATTAGATTCTGCAATTATCTACGATCGCGATTTCAATTACGACTACTTCGGATACAAAACTCTCGAGAGATCCTATCTCTTAAAGTTAAACGGTAAAATTGCAGAGCGACCTCAGCAAATGCTGATGAGAGTGGCCGTGGGGATTCATAACGAAGACATTTCGGCGGCAATTGAAACCTACAATCTTATGTCTGAAAAGTGGTTTACCCATGCCACTCCCACTCTCTTTAATGCCGGAACGCCTAAGCCACAGATGAGCTCCTGCTTTTTGCTCACGATGAAAGATGATTCTATTCCGGGGATTTACGACACACTCAAGCAGTGCGCAGAGATCTCGCAATCTTCCGGCGGGATAGGGCTATCGATTCACAACATACGTGCAACGGGAAGCTACATTAAAGGTACCAACGGCACCTCCAATGGCATCGTGCCAATGCTCAAAGTCTTCAACGATACAGCTCGTTACGTTGATCAAGGCGGCGGCAAAAGAAAAGGCGCGTTTGCAATCTATCTTGAGCCCTGGCACGCAGATGTTTTTGATTTTTTAGATCTTAAAAAGAATCACGGCAAAGAAGAGCTTCGTGCCCGTGATTTGTTTTATGCCCTTTGGATTCCAGATCTTTTTATGGAGAGAGTGCAAACAAATGGAGACTGGTCTTTGTTTTGCCCTAACGAGGCTCCGGGCTTAAGCGATGTATGGGGCGCTCAGTTTGAAGAGTTGTACGAGAAGTATGAGGCAGAGGGTAGGGCTCGGAAAGTCGTTAAAGCTCAAGAGCTTTGGTTTGCGGTTTTAGAATCACAAATTGAAACGGGAACTCCCTATATTCTCTACAAAGATTCAGCAAACAAAAAGTCTAATCAGCAAAACCTAGGTACCATTAAATCGAGCAATCTTTGCACGGAAATTATCGAGTACACTGCGCCCGATGAAGTGGCAGTTTGCAATTTGGCCTCTTTAGCACTTTCTCGGTTTGTTGAGGATCAGCAATTTGATCACAAGCGTCTTTATGATGTGACAAAGGTGGTGACCAAGAATCTCAACAAGATTATCGACCTCAATT containing:
- a CDS encoding ribonucleoside-diphosphate reductase; protein product: MTTEPLLEPNRKRFVLFPIQHDAVWEMYKMAEASFWTAEEIDLSADQADWQKLSDDERHFVKHVLAFFAASDGIVNENLAMRFCSEVQIPEARCFYGFQIAIENIHSETYSLLIDTYIKDNKEKQRLFNAVEHIPCVKRKAEWALNWIESSKSFAERLVAFAAVEGIFFSGSFCSIFWLKKRGLMPGLTFSNELISRDEGLHCDFACLLFNMLKEKPDAATVKQIVLDAVEIEKEFVTDSLPVDLIGMNSRLMSQYIEFVADRLIVALGFEKVYKVTNPFDWMELISLQGKTNFFEKRVGEYQKSGVMSGKDTQVFSLDAEF
- a CDS encoding ribonucleoside-diphosphate reductase subunit alpha, with the protein product MYVVKRDGKKEPVKFDKITSRIKKLCYGLNSKFVDPVEIAMKVIQGVYDGVTTSELDNLAAETAAYLTTKHPDYATLAARIAISNLHKVTKKSFSEVVEDLYNYIDPKTNEPAPLISDGVYQIVRNNADQLDSAIIYDRDFNYDYFGYKTLERSYLLKLNGKIAERPQQMLMRVAVGIHNEDISAAIETYNLMSEKWFTHATPTLFNAGTPKPQMSSCFLLTMKDDSIPGIYDTLKQCAEISQSSGGIGLSIHNIRATGSYIKGTNGTSNGIVPMLKVFNDTARYVDQGGGKRKGAFAIYLEPWHADVFDFLDLKKNHGKEELRARDLFYALWIPDLFMERVQTNGDWSLFCPNEAPGLSDVWGAQFEELYEKYEAEGRARKVVKAQELWFAVLESQIETGTPYILYKDSANKKSNQQNLGTIKSSNLCTEIIEYTAPDEVAVCNLASLALSRFVEDQQFDHKRLYDVTKVVTKNLNKIIDLNYYPVKEAKTSNIRHRPIGLGVQGLADALIKMRLSFDSDQARAANREIFETIYFAALTASCELAEKLGPYETYEGSPVSQGVLQFDMWNVTPTKRWDWDGLRARIKKFGVRNSLLVAPMPTASTSQILGNNECFEPYTSNIYTRRVLSGEFTVVNHYLLKDLVELGVWNENLKNKIVAANGSIQSIVEIPASIKEIYKTAWEIKQKAILDMAADRGAYICQSQSLNIFMEVANFAKLTSMHFYAWKAGLKTGMYYLRTRPAADAIKFTVDSKAATATVAGKNVQALTENALTVKTGTESSFTENSSLAPNQGASVSVEMDGGVLPEVTLEASNYEKVRTSKTAEENMQDMLCSLENPESCEACSG